GGGATTCGCCCGTCCAACCCGAATTGTGTTGAACTCCTCGTCCAAGTTTACAATCGCTTTCTCCATTCTGATTTTGCTCTGATCAATATCCTGCATGTGATGAGCCTCCTTTTATCATGATTTACTTTATAAAGCTTTCAAAGCATCGCGGACAGAATCAGTACAGAACCGTCCCGATTGCTTCTCCTTTTACAGCCTTCAAAATACTCTGCTCTGCCTGCAGGGCAAACAGCTGCGCCGGCATCTGATTTTCCATGCAGAAGGCGGCTGCCGGCAGATCAATCACCTTTAGGTTCTGGCTCAGCAGCTCCTGATAGGACAATCTGTCATACTTTTTAGCATTCGCATTGAGAGCCGGATCGCTGTCATACACACCGTCCACACTCTTGGCCATCAAAATCATCTCGCACTCTGTCTGCACGGCATAAAGCGCTGTCCCCATATCGGTAGAGAAAAACGGATGCCCCGTGCCTCCGGCAAAGAACACAATCTTGCCTTCTTCCAGATCACGCACAGCCTTGTCCTTATTAAAGATCTCGGTATAAAGTCCAATTGCATACGGCGTATAAACGGCTGTTTTCATGCCTTCTGTTTGAAAAATTTCAGAAACATACAGGCAGTTCATCACCGTGCCCAGCATGCCGATCTGATCTGCTTTGACCCGGTCAATGCCCTCTGCGCTGCGGCCGCGCCAAAAATTGCCGCCGCCAATCACAATCGCAATCTGTGTACCCGTCTCCGCTGCTTCCTTTACCTGCTTTGCCACGGCTCTTGTCGTCTCTGCATCCAGTCCAAAGCCTTTTCCGCCGGAAAGCGCTTCTCCGCTCAGCTTGAGTAAAATTCGTCTATACATCGAAAGCTTCCTTTCTGCTTGGTCCCTGTCGTTTTGTTTATTTTAGCATAATTTGACGCATTACGCAAGCTCAGGCTTTCTTTAGGCGCAGCGTTTTGATCTCAAAGGCCCGGAAATCCAGCTCGCAACTTCCTTCGCCCTCCAGCTTCTCCTGCACGTTTTCCAGCATGTCGCACACATATGCCTCATAGCCTGGAAGCGCCCAGCTTAGCTTGGCTGAAACCGCCGCCTTCTGCGCCTCATACAGACGCAAAATCAGATCCTTGCTGCCATCCTCCGCCGGCTTGACCGTCTCCAAAATCACATTGGGCTGGTCCACTGTAAACAGTGAGCCTGTTTGCGCTATGCGCGCCGTGCCCTTTGCTGCAAGCGGCTTCACATTCAGCTCATAGCCCTGGCGCACTGCCGGCGACTGGGCAAAGCTGCCCTCCCATGCCGTAAACGCATAGGTAAAATGATGCATGCGGTTGTCGGCGCGCATCTCCGGGCTGGCCGACGCTGTGAGCAGCGTTAATTCAAGCGCGTTCTCATTAGCGCTCATCCCGTATTTGGCATCATTCAGTACCGCTGCGCCATGGCTGCCGTCGCATAGCGCGCTGTAGCGGTGATTGCATACCTCAAAGCGGTCCTTATCGTAAGCCCGCGAGCGATGCACCGGCCGCTCCACATAGCCGAACTGCATCTCATTATACACCGTATCCGTATAGATCTGGACCGGAAATGCCACCTTCAGCAGGCGGTGCAGCTCCTTCCAGTCAATTTCCGTTTCAAATTCCAGCCGGTCGCTCTCGGCCTGCAGCCGGATCTGCTGTTTATAGGACGAATTGCCAATCCTGCCGCGCACCTCCAGCACGGCCTCCATCCCGCTCTCCTGCAGCACGCTGACCTCGATCTGCTCCGCTCCCGGAAGCTCCTGCAGCACATAATTAGAATCGATATCCCATGCATCAAACAGGCGCGGCACATCCTTGTACAGACGCAGGCGGTTCATGGGCTCAGCTGCCATCTCGCGGTCCGTCCCCGCCAGCCGATACGAAATCACCTCGCCCCGCTCATTGATCAGAGCCTTCAAGCGCCCATTCTCCATCAGATAGCCGCTCTGCGTTTTCGTGACTACCGCCTGATTCATAAGCTGCTTCGCTTCCCGATTCGAAGGCACCAGCGACACCGCGCCGCACGGCGGCAACTTGACCATGACCGCCGCCTTGCCGCCCTTCCTGCCGACAGGCAGCTCTTCGCCATCTGCTGTCTGCACTCCGCCGCTCATCGACTCCGGCAGCTCAAGGATTGCCGTTCTGGGGAAGCTCAAGGAATTAAAGACTGTCATTCCTTCTGCCGGTTCTGCTGTCAGCGCCTTGACGGCTCCTTCCGTCAGCTGCTGTGCTTTCTCGATCATGCTGCCCATTCTTTTTTCGGCTTCCTGATAAATCTCGGCGATGCCGGAACCTGGCAAAATATCATGGAACTGATGCAGCAGCAGCTCCTTCCAGAGCGCATCGGCCTGCTCCAGCGGGTACGGGACCTGCACCGCCTCCTGCGCAATGGCTCCCCAAAACTCCAGCTCCCGCATGGCAAGCTCGGCTCGTCGGTTGTTTTCCTTCACCTTTGCCTGCGCGGTATAGGTCCCTCGGTGCGCACTGAAATAGAGCTCTCCCCGGTAAGTATTCTTCGGGCCACCCGCCGCCTGCATATCTTCAAAAAACTCCTGAGGACCGGCCATTTTCATTTTAACGCCGCCCTCCAGATTTTTTTGCCGCTCTGCATATTCTACATAATCGCGGGCAGGACCTCCGCCTCCGTCGCCGTAGCCATAGGGAAAGAGAAATGCGTCCAGATCCCGCTTTTGCGTTCTCTGATTCCAGATTTTATTGGCTTCTGTGGGGGAGGTATAATAGGTATAGCTTGTCGGCAGGAAGGAGACCACCTTCGAGCCGTCCATGCCCTCCCAGGTAAAGTAGTGATACGGGAACTGCTCGCCCTCGTTATAGGACCAGAAAATCTTTTGCGTCACCAAATAGCGCACGCCGCAGCCTTGCAGGATCTGCGGGAGCGCCGCTGTATATCCAAATGTATCCGGCAGCCACAGCACCTGACTGTCCACATCAAACACTTCTTTATAATACCGTTTTCCATGAAGTAGCTGGCGGATCAGCGCCTCGCCGCTGCTCATATTGGTATCCGGCTCTACCCACATCGCGCCGTCTGCAATCCACTGCCCTGTTTTAGCCGCCTTTAAAATCCGTTCAAAGAGCTCCGGATAATACTGACGGCACATTTCATAAGAGGCCGGCTGACTTTGAATAAATTTATACTCCGGGTACTCTTCGATCAGCCGCAGCTGCGCGGCAAAGGTCCTTGCGGTTTTACGGTAGGTTTCCGCCATCGGCCAGAGCCATGCCAAATCCAAATGCGCGTTGCCAATCGCATAAAATGCCGGCATCGTGCTGCCGTTTTCTGCCTGCATTACAGGCCTGAGCTCCTCTCTGGCTCTTTCATAATCTGCAATGCGCAGCGCCCGCTCCTGCTCAAAATCCACCGTCAGCGTGAACCGCTCCAGCGCCTCTGCGATTTTCGCTGCGCGCAGCGAATTGGGATCGAGCACCTCCAGTAATTTATTCAGCGTATCTACATCCATATACAACTGATATGCAGCTTCATTCCAAATTCCATAGCTGCAGCTGCCTAATACAGCTCTGGAGCCGTCCTGTTTAGGATCCTGATAGCTGCCGGGCAGCACCGGTCCCGTTGCGCAGCCTCCCAAGGGGCTTTCCGGGAAGAAATGTCCGGCATAGGTTTCCAGCATAAGCTCATAAACAGCCCCTGCTTTTCCGCTTCGCGTCAGCGTATTATCCACCATATAATGATGCGGCTCTCTCACCCAGTCCGCCCGAAACGTCCCAAAAGCCTGATCATTAACAAAAATAGTAGATTCTCCTCCGGGATTCAGATTTAAAACAATCCGCTCCCCTTCCGCTGCCTCTGGCAAGGTAATCCGACTCTTCATCCATCCGTATTCGTATTTCTCACCCCACACATAACCGGGCTTTACGGGCACAAAAGACTGCTCCTTTGCCTCCTCCAGCGAAAGCTGCTCCTTCGTCTGATATATAGACCACTCCAGTTCCCCAAGCGGCTGATAAAAATCTTCTTTTAAGGTTTTGAGCCAGTGGCGAAGCCGGCCTGTCCATTCTGCATGCATAATACCCATATGCTACCTCCTCGATTTCAATTATCTGTATGGTAGCATACCCTTTTCTCTTCGTCAATCAATATTTTCCCACATTTTATTATTGATTTTTATGATTATCTGTTGACTTTTGTGGCTTTTTAGTATATGCTACGCCTATTGAAATGGCAAGACTACACCCTAAAAGGAGTATTATATGTTAGCAGAAGAAAGACAGCGCCTCATCCTTCAGCTGCTGCACCGCTGCGGCGAGGTACTCGTCAGCGATTTAGCAGAGCAGCTGCATGTTTCAGACGAAACCATTCGCCGCGATATCAATGCCTTGCAAAACGCCGGCCATGCGCGCCGCGTTCACGGCGGAGCCGTGCTGCCCCGTGAAAATCTGCAGGAAGCAGGCTACTATGAGCGATCGCTCACCAATCCTGACGCCAAGCGGCAAATCGGGGCCATCGCCGCCTCCCTAGTCGAAGATGGCGACAGCATTCTCATCGGTCACGGCGCCACCACCGATACCATTGTCCCCGCGCTCACTGCGCGCCATCTGACCATTGTCACCACCTCCATTGTTTCCCTCAACCTTCTTCTTGCTGCCCTGCAGCAAAAACAGACCGATGCCTCGCTTCTTTTTCTGGGCGGCCGTGTGGACCTTGAAAACCGCTCGGTCCATGGCTCTCTGACGGAGCGGCAGCTTTCTGACCTCTCGATAGACAAGGCCTTTATCGGTGCTACCGCCGTTGATTCCGACGGTGTCCACATGTATCATCAGGATGAAAACGCCCTTTCGCAGGTCATGATCCGGCGCAGCAGCCGCATCTATATTCTCGCGGAACGGGCTAAGCTCGAAAAGCGGGCGCTTTATAAAACCTGTGATCTGGACGAGGTGCATCATCTGATTACAGATACCGCCGGCGGCCTTTCCTCTTCCTTCAAACAGGCTCTTCAGGATGCCGGCATTCATCTTCATTCTGCCAATTAAATAGGAGGATTCTCATAATGAAAACTAAAAAAATAACGAATCGCCATATGGTCTGGCTGCTGTTCTTTCTGTGCTGGTTTGTCTACTTCTCTTCCTATATCGGCAGAAAAAACTTTTCAGCCGTCATGCCGCAGATGATTTTAGAAGGCATTTTAAAGACGTCGCAGGCTGGTACAATCAATACCATTTTCTTTTTATGCTACGGCATCGGCCAGCTCATCAACGGACTGCTGGGCGATCGCATGAATCCATCGCGCATGATTCTATTCGGGTCCCTCACCTCGGCTTTCTGCAATTTAGCAATGGGAAGCTGCAGCAGCTACGGCTGGATGGCTATCATCTGGGCTGTCAACGGCTATGCCCTTTCCATGCTCTGGGCTCCCTTTCTGCGCCTATTTGCAGAAATGCTCACAGAAAAGGACCGCATTAAATACACAGTCAATCTTTCCACTTCCATTTCTATCGGCAACATCACCTCCTATCTTCTTTGTTCTCTCATGGTCTACATATCCGGCTGGCGCATGGCCTTCTATAGCTCCTCTAGCGTTCTTTTTCTTTCCGCCATTTTATGGCCGGTTCTTTATCGCCGCATTGCGGCTCACCAGGCTCAATATGGCATCTATGAAGAGGACTCTGAGCCTGCCGCTGCTGAGGTGCCCGCTTCTACTGCTAAAAAGCTTCCTATCAAGGCACTTATTTTTAGCGCCGCTATTTTGCTCCTGATGGCTGCTTCTATGATGCAGGGCATGCTACGTGATGGCGTAACCTCTTGGGTTCCCTCCTTTATGGTAGAAGGATTTGACGCCAACCCTTCCTTTGCAAGCCTCGTCACAACTGTACTGCCCATTCTTAATCTGCTGGGGCCTTATCTTGGCCATTTTGTCAATCAGAAGCTTTTTCGCAGTGAGATCAATACCTCTGTCTTTTTCTTTCTGCTTTCTGCCCTTGCTTTATTCGCCCTTCTATTATTTGGCAAATCCAGCCTCTTTCTCACGCTCCTCTTCTTTGCGATCGTGACCACCTGCATTGAAGCTGTCAACCTCATGATTATCAGTCTGATCCCTCTTCGCTACAGCCATGTAGGACGAACCGCTACCATGACTGGCATATTAAACTTTTTGACCTATGTCGGCGCCGCGATTTCCACCTTCGGCGTAGGCATTTTGGTAGAGCGCTGGGGCTGGAATTTTGCTCTCACGGCTTGGGGCCTCTTTGCACTGGTTGGTTTACTGCTTTGCCTTATCTGTCGTAAAATTCAGATTCACATTCCTCAATAAATTATAAAAAGAACGCTCCGTCGGCTGGCTTTTTGATATGTGTCCAGTATTCTGGGTACATATCATTTGCCTGCCTGAGCGTTCTTTTTCTATGCGCTTTATTCTGTGCGAACAAGCTCTGACTCAAACATAGATTCTACTGCCTGTTCATACTCGCTTAGCTTCTGTGCTTTTTTTATTTTCTTTGCTGCCTTTTTAGCATCCTCAAAGGCATCTGCCATGTACACCCAAAACTCCTTCATTTTAAAGAGTACCGTACGCTGCCCGGATAATGCCTCCTGATACGCCTGATATAAATCATCATGAAAAGCCTTCAGCTGCATTTTGTCTGCTCTGCCTTCTCCTTTTAACCGCTGCGCCAGATCCGGGTTTCTCAGCAGGCCTCTGCCCAGCATAACCTTGCTTATATCAGACACCTGATTTAAAAGCTTCTCATAATCAGCAGTCGAAAAAATATCTCCATTGTAGCAGAGCTTCTCTTTTTCTTGGTAGCTTTGATAGGCAGATACGAATGCCTCTATATGGGGCTTTCCTTCATAATATTCCTGCTGCACCCTCGGATGAATGATCAGCTCGCTCAGCGGGTACCGCTGATAGATCTTAATGATCTCTGCAAATTCCTCCGGACTGTGCAGGCCAAGCCTTGTTTTAACCGAGATTTTAACCTCTGCCTTTTTAAAAACCGTCTCTAAAAACCGATCCAGCTCCTCCAAATTTCCCAGCTGTCCGGCCCCTCTTCCTTTCGAGACAACGGTGCGGGATGGACATCCCAGATTCAGATTGACTTCCTCATACCCCATCTGGGCCAGCTGACTGCTGGTCTGCAGAAAATCCGGCGCTTGATTCGTCAGCAGCTGGGGGACTGCCTTCATGCCGCCATTGTGCTCCGGCAAAATATCCTTCTTTTCTCTGCTGCTAAAATGGCCATGCTGCTTTGGCTGGATAAAAGGGATAAAATAACGATCGACGCCGCCAAAATGCTTATGAAAGATATTGCGATATAAATATCCGGTAATGCCCTCCAGCGGTGCAAAATAAATGCCAACTTTCCCCATCTCATTCATTGCAGATATGCTTTACGGTATGTTACGCCAAAGGCTGTTGCCAGCTCCTTAAGCTGTTCATCCGAAATCGTATTTTTTAATGGCAGATGGGCAATCTTCATATAGATCTCCGCTGCCTTCTCGGCTGTCTCAATCAAGCCAAAGGTTTCATCCAGATCCGTGCCCGCTCCATAGATCCCATGCTGTGCCCACACAACCAGCCTTGCCGTCTGCATTTTTTCTGCCGTAGCCCTGCCGATCTCATTGGTTCCGCAAAGCATCCACGGAAGCACATTCACGCCATCCGGAAAGACAACGATACATTCCGTACACATCTGCCAAAGTGTACGGGTAAATGCCCTCTCCTCCAAATCATGCACATATGTCATCGCCAATAAATTGGCTGGATGACAGTGCATAATCACACGGTTTTGCGGACTTATCTTTAAGCGTTCGATATGACTCATCAAATGAGCCGGCAGCTCAGAGGTAAACCTGCCTCCATCTGAATATCCCCAGAGCAGCTGTGCCTGTTTCCCATTTTCATCAATTCGAAACAGACCCAAATTGCGCTCCGGATCATACGCTACATTTTTAAAATATTTACCGGTCCCTGTGACCAAAAAATACTTTCCTGCCAGCTGCGGCGCTTCAAAGCCTGTAGGAATCTCCCGGATGACCTGCCGTATGTCCACATATTCCTCGACCTGCTCCTTTTCCAGCAGCAAACTGATATTGCCGCCATTGCGTTCATCCCATCCATGCTGATACATATTGGTAATCGTCCGCACCAGCTCTGTTAAAAAAGGCGCCGTTAAAATATCCTTCATCGCATTTTATCTCCTATTGCTTAAAACATCTCGCTCGTATGCCATGACCTGATCCAGCCATTTTTCATCAGCCGGTACTCCCTGCCTCTGGCAGTACTCTTGCCATATATCTCCAAATGGCAGCGTCTTGGCTTCTTCCATGAGTACCATTTTTTTTGTATAATCGGCTGTATCCTGACATTGCTTCAAAAGTGCATGCGGCTGCAGGAGTGCCCACAGAAGAGCCTTCTGCGCATTTCTCGTTCCCACCACCCAAGCAGCAATCCGATTGATGGATGCATCAAAGAAATCAAGGCCAATGAGCACCTTATCAAGCGCTTCATTCCTTACAATTTCTTTCATAATTTCTTTAATCTCATCATCAAAGAGTACCACATGATCCGAATCCCAGCGTACGCCCCGCGTTACATGAAGCGGCACCTTATCAAAAAAGCAAAGCAGCGCTGATATTTTATCGCTCACCATTTCCGTAGGATGGTAATGTCCGTTATCCAATAGATTGTACACATGCGGATGGCTCATGGCATAGCTCATATAAAACTCATTGGATCCCACTGTATAGCTCTCCACTCCGATTCCAAACACTTTGCTTTCCACACAGTCAATCACATTGGGGCATGATTTGGCAAAGACTTCATCCAGACTTTCCTTTAATCGCATTCTGGGGCCTAGGCGATCGGCAGGAATATCCTTCAATCCATCCGGAATCCATACATTGTTCAGCACCTCATCCCCCAAGGCCTCGCCAATCTGCTGCGCAATCTCCCTGCTTCTGATACAATGCTGCACCCAAAAGCTTCTGATTTTTTCATCCGGACTTGACAAGGTAAACCCATCCTTCACCATCGGATGTGAAAAGCAGGTTGGGTTAAAATCAATGCCAAATCCATTTTCCTTTGCAAATTCCACCCAGGGAACAAAATGGCAATATTTAATTTGGTCCCGGTCCACCCATCCATCCTTTTCAAATACAGCATAGGAAGCATGAAGATTGATTCTTTTCTTTCCCGGAATCAAGCTGGCCGCTTGCAAAAAATCATTCTTTAGTTCTTCAAAATTGCGAGCTCTTCCCGGATAATCCCCCGTTGTCTGAATTCCTCCGGATAATCCGCTGTCAGGCTGATCAAATCCCTGTACATCATCTCCCTGCCAGCAGTGAATGGAAATAGGCTTATTCGCTGCTTTTTGCATTGCTGCCTCAACATCCACATCCAGCCGCTTATACTGCGCCTTTGCCTCTTCAAAGCGTTCCATATTACTCCTCCATTCTGAAGCGCCACAAATCGCCGTGTGCCTCCTAAAAAAATAAAGGAGCGCCGTCCAACCATTGCGCATTGAGCATAAATGATTTTACGACACTCCTCATAATTTAATCAGTTCAATTATTGACCCATCTGCTTTGCAACTTCCTCTGCAAAGTTCTCTTCCTTCTTTTCGATTCCTTCACCGGTCTCATAGCGAATATAGCTCTTAACATCCACCGTAAAGCCTGCTTCTTTAGAAACCTCTTTCAAGTATTTAGCAACGGTCAGCTCATCATTTTTGAAATACACCTGATCCATCAGGCAGATTTCTTTCATTTCTTTAGTTAAACGCCCCTCAACCATCTTCTCAATGATATTCTGAGGCTTATTTTCCTTAGAAGCCTGCTCCAGCAAAATTTCTCTTTCTTTATTTAAGAAATCAGCCGGGATCGCATCGCGATTCACAAACTGAGGATTTAAAGCAGCAATCTGCATAGCCACATTCTTACCTGCTTCTTTAACCGCATCATTGATCTGCTCACAGGTAAGCTCAACCAATACGCCAATGCGTCCGCCGCCATGACTGTAAGACCCTACAAAGCCCTCTGTCTCAATTTTGGCAAACCGGCGGATCTGCAAATTCTCATGGATAACAGCTACCTTCTCAACCAAAGCATCCTGCACGGTTTTAGAAGCATCTTCAATCCAAGCTTCAGCCTTAAACGCCTCCATATCGGAAGCAGAAGATCCCAATGCCTGTGCAGCCACATTGGCAACATAGGTCTGGAACATTTCATTTTTAGCAACAAAATCGGTTTCAGAGTTAACTTCTACAATAGCGCCCTTTTTACCATCCTCGCTTACTTTAAAAGCAACTAAGCCCTCTGCAGCGATACGGCCAGCCTTCTTTGCTGCCATGGCCAATCCGCTCTTACGCAGAATCTCTACTGCAGCATCCATATCTCCATCGGCTTCCGTCAATGCCTTTTTACAATCCATCATGCCGGCATTGGTTAATTCTCTCAGATCTTTTACCATCTTTGCGGTAATTGCTGCCATTATTCGTTCTCCTCCTCTGCTACTTCTTCCGTCTCTTCTTCTGCCTGCTCTTCCTGTACTTCCTCTTCAGATACTTCTGCCTCTTCGGCCTCTTCTTCTGCTAACGTAGTCTGCTCGCCCTGATTTGCCTCAATGACAGCATCGGCTACCATACCGGCAATCAGCTTAACGGCACGAATGGCATCATCATTACCCGGAATCACAAAATCAATCTCTTCCGGATCACAGTTTGTATCCACAATACCCACGGTAGGAATTCCTAAAATATGCGCTTCCTGAATTGCAATTCTTTCCTTGCGGGGATCCACAATGAAAATCAATTCCGGCAGCTCCAGCATATCGCGAATACCATTCAGATTCTTCTGCAGTTTTTCCAATTCGCCCTTCAGAATCATAACTTCCTTCTTAGGCAGAACTTCAAACATGCCTTCCTCTTCCATTTTTTCCAATTCAACCATACGGGCAACACGGCTGCGAATGGTCTTGAAGTTGGTCAGCATACCGCCGAGCCAACGATTATTTACATAATACATACCACAGCGCTCAGCCTCTGTTTTCATGGTTTCCTGAGCCTGCTTCTTAGTACCTACAAATAAAACCTTACCGCCTTCAGCAGCAATCTCTTTGACTGCCGCATAAGCCTCATCTACCTTGCGGCTTGTCTTCTGCAGATCAATGATATAAATCCCATTTCTCTCCGTAAAGATATAAGGAGCCATCTTGGGGTTCCATCTTCTGGTCTGATGACCAAAATGCACGCCTGCTTCCAGCAGCTGTTTCATAGAAATTACACTCATTGTAATACCTCCATTTGGTTTTTCCTCCATAGCCTTTCCCAGTCTGCAACCGTTTGAAACGGCACCGTGCAGCCCTCCCGGCTATGTGTGGATTATTTTCTCAATCACATATTTTATCACACATATCTGAGTCTGTAAAGCCTTTTCATACATTTTCTTCTAAAGCTTTTTTCAGCTTGTTTAATGCCCGCCGATGCAAAATATATATCCGTTTAGGATTGATTTGGTTTTCCTTTGCAAAGCTTTTCAGCGATTTTTGCTGAAAATAATATTCCAGCACTAAGCGTCTCTCTAGCTCATCCAGCTTCTGAAATGCCAGCTGCAAGCACCGCTTCTCTTCCCAGCTTTCTATGCTGGACTCTTCCTGTACGCAGAGCCTCTCTGTTTCTGTCAGGCTCTCACTATAAACCACCGAGGTTAGCGCAAGGCGCTGCCAAGCCTGTTCTGTTGCTGGTTTAAGCTGAAGATATTCTGCAATTTCACCGCTCTCTGCTTCCGTGCCCTTTTGCTCTTCTAGGTACTCCTGTGCCTTCTTCCATTTTTGAATATCCCTGACCTGACTTCGGTTTAACCAATGATACTCCATAATCCCGTCCAGCATGGCACCTCGGATACGAATACTGG
This sequence is a window from Lachnospiraceae bacterium. Protein-coding genes within it:
- a CDS encoding sigma-70 family RNA polymerase sigma factor, which translates into the protein MKMCKKQQQMLRQNKIMEHMNLIYYTLKHINIHIPSSMSQEDMVQYGCIGLIEAIDSYKEQKGKFSTYASIRIRGAMLDGIMEYHWLNRSQVRDIQKWKKAQEYLEEQKGTEAESGEIAEYLQLKPATEQAWQRLALTSVVYSESLTETERLCVQEESSIESWEEKRCLQLAFQKLDELERRLVLEYYFQQKSLKSFAKENQINPKRIYILHRRALNKLKKALEENV